One genomic window of Dama dama isolate Ldn47 chromosome 7, ASM3311817v1, whole genome shotgun sequence includes the following:
- the CRISP2 gene encoding cysteine-rich secretory protein 2 → MALLPVVLFLTAVLLPSFPTEGKDPSFTALITTQAEVQREIVNKHNELRKSVSPPASNMLKMEWSREVTANAQKWANKCSLEHSNPDERKISTKCGENLYMSSDPTAWSDAIQSWFDERHDFVYGAGPKSASAVVGHYTQLVWYSSFRVGCGIAYCPNQESLKYYYVCQYCPAGNNVSKKNTPYQQGTPCSSCPGNCDNGLCTNTCEYEDLLSNCDSLKKTAGCEHELLKEKCKATCLCEGKIH, encoded by the exons gatcCATCCTTTACTGCTCTGATAACCACTCAAGCTGAAGTCCAAAGAGAAATTGTAAATAAACACAATGAACTAAGGAAATCAGTCTCTCCACCTGCCAGCAACATGCTAAAGATG GAATGGAGCAGAGAAGTGACAGCaaatgcccagaagtgggcaAACAAGTGCTCTTTGGAACACAGCAATCCAGATGAACGAAAGATCA GCACAAAATGTGGTGAGAATCTATACATGTCGAGTGACCCTACCGCCTGGTCAGATGCAATCCAAAGCTGGTTTGACGAGCGCCATGATTTTGTCTATGGTGCGGGACCAAAGAGCGCCAGCGCAGTTGTTGGACATTACACTCAG CTTGTCTGGTATTCATCTTTCCGTGTTGGATGTGGAATTGCCTACTGTCCCAATCAAGAGAGTCTAAAATACTACTATGTTTGTCAATACTGTCCTGC TGGTAATAACGTGAGTAAAAAGAACACCCCTTACCAACAAGGAACGCCTTGTAGCAGTTGCCCTGGTAACTGTGACAATGGATTATGCA CCAATACTTGCGAGTATGAAGATCTCCTCAGTAACTGTGATTCCTTGAAGAAAACAGCTGGCTGTGAACACGAATTGCTCAAGGAAAAGTGCAAGGCTACTTGCCTGTGTGAAGGCAAAATTCACTGA